A genomic stretch from Setaria viridis chromosome 1, Setaria_viridis_v4.0, whole genome shotgun sequence includes:
- the LOC140221396 gene encoding protein ALP1-like has translation MALEDQQRLLFARAAALITAMYAFFLTRIRMQRSSRPQISYGPLSAMDEERQKNLDKIYNCTDIECVAMLRMRKAPFFALCNLLRERQLLSDSLHSCVEEQLAMFLHIVGHNQRFRVIHQHWRRSIETVHRYFKEVLYAIGELRQEMIRAPSNETPVKISNSPRWYPYFKDCVGAIDGTHVYARVPAKIQAAFRGRKHYPTQNVLAAVDFDLKFTYVLASWEGSAHDATVLADALEREDGLRVPPGKFYLVDAGYACRPGFLPPYRGTRYHLKEYGARNYPTNPRELFNLRHSSLRVSVERAFGALKNRFRIIDNKPFHPYKTQVKLVLACCILHNWILGHGVDEVVPTEFSWVPNNNGSPAHGVQMDDNAVWAQSRDEWAEHMWSNRGNSHI, from the exons ATGGCTTTGGAGGACCAGCAACGCTTGCTGTTTGCCCGAGCTGCTGCTCTTATCACGGCTATGTATGCATTCTTCTTGACTAGGATAAGAATGCAACGTAGTTCAAGGCCACAGATCAGTTATGGCCCTTTGAGTGCCATGGATGAGGAACGCCAAAAGAACCTGGACAAAATTTACAATTGCACTGATATAGAGTGTGTTGCTATGCTTCGCATGAGAAAAGCACCTTTTTTTGCACTGTGCAACTTGCTTAGGGAAAGGCAGTTGCTGTCAGATAGCCTTCATAGTTGTGTTGAAGAGCAGCTAGCAATGTTTCTACACATTGTTGGCCACAACCAACGCTTTAGAGTTATTCACCAACATTGGAGAAGGTCAATAGAAACAGTGCATAGATATTTCAAGGAGGTCTTGTATGCTATTGGGGAACTTAGGCAAGAAATGATTAGAGCTCCATCTAATGAGACACCAGTTAAGATAAGCAATAGCCcaagatggtacccatatttcaag GACTGTGTTGGGGCAATAGATGGGACTCATGTATATGCTAGAGTGCCAGCAAAGATCCAAGCAGCATTTAGGGGAAGGAAGCACTACCCCACACAAAATGTCCTTGCAGCTGTTGACTTTGATCTGAAATTTACTTATGTCTTAGCTAGTTGGGAAGGGTCTGCTCATGATGCTACTGTTCTTGCTGATGCACTAGAGAGGGAGGATGGGTTAAGGGTTCCACCAG GAAAATTCTACTTagtagatgctggatatgctTGTCGTCCTGGATTCCTTCCTCCTTACCGTGGTACTAGGTACCATCTGAAAGAGTATGGTGCTAGGAACTACCCAACCAACCCAAGGGAGTTGTTTAATTTGAGGCATTCAAGTCTCAGAGTATCTGTTGAAAGGGCTTTTGGTGCTTTGAAGAACCGTTTTCGCATCATTGATAATAAACCATTTCATCCCTACAAGACACAAGTCAAGTTAGTACTTGCTTGCTGCATATTGCATAATTGGATACTTGGGCATGGGGTTGATGAGGTAGTTCCTACTGAGTTCTCATGGGTGCCCAACAATAATGGTAGTCCTGCACATGGGGTCCAGATGGATGACAATGCTGTTTGGGCTCAAAGTAGGGATGAATGGGCTGAACACATGTGGTCCAATAGGGGCAACTCTCACATCTAA